The segment AGCCCCCGGGCAGGATGATGCAGTCGCAGCCCTGCAGGTCGGTCTCCCGGTGCCATATCCTGACGGGCTTTAAGCCCAGGCCTTCTTCCACCGCCTGGTGGCAGTCGTAATCGCAGTTGGAGCCGGGAAAGGTTATGATGCCGAACTTCATTTGCTCTCCCCGATGGTGAATTGGTATTGTTCGATCACCGGGTTGGTCAGCACCTTCTGGCACAGCTCTTCCACCAGCTTCTGGGCCTGGGCCCGGTCGTTCAGGTCCAGCGTCAGCTGGATCAGCTTGCCCATCCGGACATCCTTCAGCCCCTTATACCCGATATTCTCCAGGGAGCGGTTGAGCGTGGTTCCTTGGGGGTCCAGCACGCCATCCCTTAGGGTGACGCGGATCTCTGCCGTCAGCAATTTTTGTCCTCCGATTTATATTTGGGGTAACGTTGGGCAATTCATCCTACTACGCCACCTTAGAGGCTGCGTCGGACGAGTGAATTGCCCTTACTGAGTTGCCCTTACCAAGTTACCCTTGCTTAGTTATCTTTGCCCTTTTGCTGGCGATCTTGACCACCAGCCTCCGGATCAGCCCGAACAGTATATACAGGAACAGCACCGGGAAGATCACCAGCTGGGGCCTGATCACCAGACCGATCATGGCCAGCACCAGCAGGCTGTATATGAAATAGGATTTTACGTTCCTGGACGCCAGCTTGGGAAAAGGCGGATATTCCACCGGGCTGACCATCAGCAGGGCCAGCAGGGCTAAAAAGAACGGCATCAGGATGGGAGCAACCAGATCTATCTGCAGGTAGTTGGAAAATATCAGATACCCGGCCACGGCGCCGCCGGCGGCCGGGGTGGGCAGGCCGATGAACCCGCCCTTCTCCAGCAGGTTCTTCTGCTCCACGTTGAAGCGGGCCAGGCGGATGGCGCCGGATACCACGAAGGCAAATCCGGCCAGAACCCCGGCCAGGTTCAGGTCCATCAGGCACAGCGGGTAGATCAGCATCACCGGGGCCAGCACAAAGGAGACCATGTCCGAAAG is part of the bacterium genome and harbors:
- the purS gene encoding phosphoribosylformylglycinamidine synthase subunit PurS yields the protein MLTAEIRVTLRDGVLDPQGTTLNRSLENIGYKGLKDVRMGKLIQLTLDLNDRAQAQKLVEELCQKVLTNPVIEQYQFTIGESK
- the pssA gene encoding CDP-diacylglycerol--serine O-phosphatidyltransferase; its protein translation is MPPHKIKTPSFLPSIFTSGNLFCGMLAVMEAFRGNSYRGAWLIILAAFFDSTDGMVARLTHQTSRFGVELDSLSDMVSFVLAPVMLIYPLCLMDLNLAGVLAGFAFVVSGAIRLARFNVEQKNLLEKGGFIGLPTPAAGGAVAGYLIFSNYLQIDLVAPILMPFFLALLALLMVSPVEYPPFPKLASRNVKSYFIYSLLVLAMIGLVIRPQLVIFPVLFLYILFGLIRRLVVKIASKRAKITKQG